A genomic stretch from Komagataeibacter xylinus includes:
- a CDS encoding phage GP46 family protein, giving the protein MTDIRLVYDNTRMECDWVITNGDLDTDADLETAVLFSLFTDAPAPSGTVIPDGTNDLRGCWIDGMESFQMGSLLWTIEGAKKSGNGLLTHARTICEQALQWMIDAGIVGAITVRTSWLNANSLNIRIQLTKPDGSPLSFQYAWAWRDTTRNALSTANPF; this is encoded by the coding sequence ATGACCGATATCCGCCTTGTCTATGACAATACGCGCATGGAATGCGACTGGGTCATCACCAATGGCGACCTCGACACGGATGCGGATCTGGAGACCGCGGTCCTGTTCAGCTTGTTCACCGATGCGCCTGCCCCCAGCGGCACTGTCATCCCCGACGGCACGAACGACCTGCGGGGCTGCTGGATCGATGGGATGGAAAGCTTCCAGATGGGCTCCCTGCTCTGGACGATCGAGGGCGCGAAAAAGTCTGGTAATGGCCTGCTCACCCATGCCCGCACCATATGCGAGCAGGCCCTGCAATGGATGATCGATGCCGGCATCGTGGGTGCCATCACGGTGCGGACATCGTGGCTGAACGCCAATTCCTTGAATATCCGCATCCAGCTGACAAAGCCCGATGGCAGCCCCCTGTCCTTCCAGTATGCGTGGGCGTGGAGGGACACCACGCGCAATGCCCTATCAACAGCCAACCCTTTCTGA
- a CDS encoding YmfQ family protein, translating to MAIPSYSADQLLAAFKRTLYRGRAWPRGTDTVMHVTLSGFMPAPARFIAAARNLVPDVFPSTTTSVLPEWEASLGLPDPCAGESPTIEERRAQVVARLTDSGGASIPYYVQFAKTLGYNITITEFAAARAGALRAGQPCCGTAWAYAWQVNALQTTVTRFAAGQSYAGDALANWGNAVLECEIRARVQAHTIVMFAYG from the coding sequence ATGGCTATTCCCTCCTACTCGGCCGATCAGCTGCTGGCCGCGTTCAAGCGCACGCTCTACCGGGGCCGCGCCTGGCCACGCGGTACCGACACGGTCATGCATGTCACGCTCTCCGGCTTCATGCCCGCGCCTGCCCGCTTCATCGCGGCCGCGCGCAACCTTGTGCCTGATGTCTTTCCTTCGACCACCACCAGCGTATTGCCGGAATGGGAAGCTTCCCTCGGCCTGCCCGATCCCTGCGCGGGCGAGAGCCCCACCATCGAGGAGCGCCGCGCCCAGGTCGTAGCGCGCCTGACCGATAGTGGTGGCGCATCGATCCCTTATTACGTCCAGTTCGCCAAGACGCTGGGTTACAACATCACCATTACCGAGTTCGCGGCTGCCCGTGCCGGTGCCCTGCGTGCAGGCCAGCCCTGCTGCGGCACGGCCTGGGCCTATGCGTGGCAGGTCAATGCGCTACAAACCACCGTCACCCGCTTCGCGGCCGGCCAGTCCTATGCGGGCGATGCGCTGGCCAACTGGGGCAATGCCGTCCTGGAGTGCGAGATCCGCGCCCGCGTGCAGGCCCACACCATTGTCATGTTTGCATACGGATAA
- a CDS encoding baseplate J/gp47 family protein, which translates to MPYQQPTLSDLQAQGLNDIVATNITQGRALFPRSVLRALTWCFANLTWGNYDFLASCYRQAVPFTATDEALDGWGAMREILRKDATAATGTVQFTGATPQKPLPMGTVIMRADGLDYITTADAAADATGTLSAPVTCQTTGATGNCDAGIAFSLLTAISGLPAQGVALAAFTGGADMETDSEYRTRVLAAYASRAGGGRQDDYVEWAEDVAGVTRAWCNPNGFGPGTVVVYFMMDDAEAANGGYPQGTDGGAADETRYAPATGDQLTVADAIYPQRPATALVIACAPTPCPIDVTVRNLSPNTTAQITAMETALADLFYREGTPLGMTLAQSDIEDALLSTGASFTMVSPAGPTDIPVGSLPSVGAVVPA; encoded by the coding sequence ATGCCCTATCAACAGCCAACCCTTTCTGACCTGCAGGCGCAGGGCCTCAATGATATTGTTGCAACCAATATCACGCAGGGCCGCGCACTTTTTCCGCGCTCGGTCCTGCGCGCCCTGACCTGGTGCTTCGCCAACCTGACATGGGGCAATTATGATTTTCTTGCCTCATGCTACCGGCAGGCCGTCCCGTTCACCGCAACGGATGAAGCGCTCGATGGCTGGGGCGCCATGCGCGAGATCCTGCGCAAGGATGCAACAGCCGCCACCGGCACCGTTCAGTTCACCGGCGCAACCCCACAAAAGCCGCTGCCCATGGGCACCGTCATCATGCGGGCGGATGGGCTGGACTACATCACCACAGCGGATGCCGCGGCTGATGCTACCGGCACCCTGTCCGCTCCCGTCACCTGCCAGACCACCGGTGCGACCGGGAACTGTGATGCCGGCATCGCCTTCAGCCTGCTCACGGCTATCTCCGGTCTGCCAGCGCAGGGCGTCGCCCTGGCGGCGTTTACCGGTGGCGCCGATATGGAAACCGACAGCGAATACCGCACCCGCGTGCTCGCAGCCTACGCCTCGCGCGCGGGTGGCGGCCGGCAGGACGATTACGTGGAATGGGCCGAGGATGTAGCCGGCGTCACCCGCGCGTGGTGCAATCCCAACGGCTTCGGCCCCGGCACCGTCGTGGTGTATTTCATGATGGATGATGCCGAGGCGGCCAACGGTGGATACCCGCAGGGCACCGATGGCGGCGCTGCCGATGAAACACGGTATGCACCTGCCACGGGCGACCAGCTTACGGTGGCCGATGCCATCTATCCCCAGCGCCCCGCCACGGCGCTGGTCATCGCCTGTGCGCCAACGCCCTGCCCGATCGATGTCACGGTCAGGAACCTCTCGCCCAACACGACTGCCCAGATCACAGCCATGGAAACCGCCCTGGCCGATCTGTTCTACCGCGAAGGTACGCCTCTGGGCATGACGCTGGCCCAGAGCGATATCGAGGATGCCCTGCTTTCTACAGGCGCATCCTTTACCATGGTCTCGCCCGCCGGGCCGACCGATATCCCGGTCGGCAGCCTGCCATCCGTTGGCGCTGTGGTGCCAGCCTGA
- a CDS encoding phage baseplate assembly protein: protein MRHLLSRLFGIGRTSSAPNDSGNVQLVQVGLNEYETLDGRQVIIAYGLISCPPVGADVVLTCTGGKRTDSIVTGHNHQAYRYKGAKPGESGIANMVNGSLILCRENGDVYIKPASGNVIVDGGTVTADDFITTGGIKLSDHVHGGVQAGSANTGKPQS from the coding sequence ATGCGTCATCTTCTCTCGCGCCTGTTCGGTATAGGCCGCACCTCGTCCGCACCAAACGACAGCGGCAATGTCCAGTTGGTGCAGGTCGGCCTCAATGAATATGAAACGCTTGATGGGCGGCAGGTCATCATAGCCTATGGCCTGATCAGCTGCCCGCCAGTAGGGGCGGATGTCGTACTGACCTGCACTGGTGGCAAACGCACCGACAGCATTGTCACGGGCCACAACCATCAGGCCTATCGCTACAAAGGCGCGAAACCGGGTGAATCCGGCATCGCCAATATGGTCAACGGCAGCCTGATCCTGTGCAGGGAAAACGGGGATGTCTACATCAAGCCCGCATCCGGCAACGTTATCGTGGATGGCGGCACCGTCACGGCAGATGACTTCATCACCACGGGAGGAATCAAGCTCTCCGACCACGTCCATGGCGGTGTACAGGCCGGCTCCGCCAATACGGGTAAGCCCCAGTCATGA
- a CDS encoding DNA circularization protein, which produces MSVIDLFIPAIWRGVPFLVRDGGVTGGRRAAVHQYPYRDDPWIEDMGRAPRVLTLSGRLVGDDVYLQRAALLAACELEGPGLLIHPSLGPVQCSLVEPITLRDSGMAQREVQFEMVLMQAGSRLYPNLLINTQSAILVAVAGAVIAVADILATQLSSISSAAPCIGLGAQNVASAWGAGASAAGRDPGAIANETSGLTSYNGRYAGGSLATPAPAGATVASQRAAVVTSRTAIDAAVGSLSTAALSVVSDPATCATAARSVVTAIRSATISPVDQMRVLSTLAGYTPTVMNTTAPIGADVALVRTALGAALRLSAIIGLAEAIEAAQPDSAEQAQAMLVMIINLIDTEIIAAADSANSMAYSALRDLRTTVVQDLSERGAQLGHIETFSFNACMPAIALAWRLYRDPTRTRDLIARASCAHPLFMPMQFEALDQ; this is translated from the coding sequence ATGTCCGTAATCGACCTGTTCATTCCTGCGATCTGGCGCGGCGTTCCCTTCCTTGTGCGTGACGGCGGCGTCACTGGCGGCCGCAGGGCTGCCGTTCACCAATATCCCTACCGCGATGATCCCTGGATCGAGGACATGGGCCGCGCGCCGCGTGTCCTGACACTGTCCGGGCGCCTGGTCGGTGATGATGTCTACCTCCAGCGCGCCGCCCTTCTGGCCGCATGCGAGCTTGAAGGGCCCGGGCTGCTCATCCATCCCTCGCTCGGCCCGGTGCAATGTAGCCTGGTCGAGCCCATCACCCTGCGCGACAGCGGCATGGCCCAGCGCGAGGTGCAGTTCGAAATGGTGCTGATGCAGGCGGGATCGCGCCTGTATCCCAACCTGCTCATCAACACCCAGAGCGCGATCCTTGTGGCCGTGGCAGGGGCCGTTATTGCCGTGGCGGACATACTCGCCACTCAGCTCTCCAGCATCTCGTCCGCAGCGCCCTGCATCGGCCTTGGCGCCCAGAACGTGGCGAGTGCCTGGGGTGCAGGTGCCAGCGCGGCAGGCCGCGATCCGGGTGCCATCGCCAATGAAACCTCGGGCCTGACCAGCTATAACGGGCGCTATGCCGGGGGCAGTCTCGCCACGCCGGCACCGGCAGGCGCCACTGTTGCCAGCCAGCGCGCAGCCGTGGTCACCTCCCGCACCGCGATCGATGCAGCCGTGGGCAGCCTGTCCACCGCTGCCCTGTCCGTCGTGTCAGATCCCGCCACATGCGCCACGGCAGCCCGCAGCGTTGTCACCGCCATCCGCTCGGCCACGATCAGCCCGGTGGACCAGATGCGTGTGCTCTCCACGCTGGCCGGCTACACGCCCACGGTTATGAACACCACGGCCCCGATCGGTGCTGATGTCGCGCTGGTGCGTACCGCGCTGGGCGCAGCCCTGCGCCTGTCCGCCATCATCGGCCTGGCCGAGGCGATCGAGGCTGCCCAGCCCGACAGCGCGGAACAGGCGCAGGCCATGCTGGTCATGATCATCAACCTGATCGATACGGAAATCATCGCGGCGGCCGACAGCGCAAACAGCATGGCCTACAGCGCATTGCGCGACCTGCGTACCACCGTGGTGCAGGATCTGAGCGAGCGCGGCGCCCAGCTGGGCCATATCGAAACCTTTAGCTTCAACGCCTGCATGCCGGCCATCGCGCTGGCCTGGCGTCTTTACCGCGACCCGACCCGTACCCGCGACCTGATCGCCCGCGCATCGTGCGCCCATCCCCTGTTCATGCCCATGCAGTTCGAGGCCCTCGACCAATGA
- a CDS encoding DUF3047 domain-containing protein, whose translation MPDDVKPSWWTSDLSQIALTAAQWTARQTTGQGIQNGAIVAYTPPAAVVPLKTQATSAQAWIQQQANLAAAMGATFTADMKAYVLAINAIASGTDTTSTTLPAQPTDVMTATTTTGATT comes from the coding sequence ATGCCGGATGATGTGAAACCATCCTGGTGGACGTCCGATCTGTCGCAGATAGCGCTCACGGCAGCGCAATGGACAGCGCGGCAGACGACAGGACAGGGCATTCAGAACGGCGCAATCGTTGCCTATACGCCGCCCGCTGCTGTCGTGCCGCTGAAGACGCAGGCCACCAGTGCGCAGGCGTGGATACAACAGCAGGCCAATCTCGCCGCCGCGATGGGCGCGACCTTCACCGCTGACATGAAGGCCTATGTGCTGGCGATCAACGCGATCGCCAGCGGCACCGACACCACCAGCACCACCCTGCCTGCCCAGCCCACGGATGTGATGACGGCCACCACGACCACAGGAGCAACGACATGA
- a CDS encoding lytic transglycosylase domain-containing protein, which yields MAGGFTITISAVDKASARMNDITKRINAMNAPVRKFRGAFGRFMDATGVRRVAGAFRDWSRAGLQVAGSLLKIVEPMGILTGAASLAGLYKLTTAWAQFGTRLGFDAQRIGIMPQKLQALQGAAEEAGASAGSMTTGLRSLHDNMVDAIGGRNNEALLYFRQLRINIGSMRGGVRSVTDVLPELADKIARIREPTLQARVATQLLGAAGEELLPYLRRGSKGMQQLEADSRYLGVTNQKGVQAAYDLQLAQTRLGMATRGLAYSIAEQAGPGLKSLLDWFTNLIAKNREAIAARIGQAVQTFAKWLMSINWQQVGDEIGQIADDAQDVAKSLGGWKETAKDVGKVIMALLITRVMFGLGMMMARIVQVTAAIKAMRAASSAADLADAAGAAASGGGSAAAAAAAGGTGILSRLGRYGRTGLRWGGRALGGVAMAGLAYDIWNNVFTGGDHLASNDTTIHGSTLNKDIAAQARLAAAKYGLDPDRFTSLLQTEGGGYDRVSPAGAFGPAQLMPKTAAGLGLPDDIHAPGYSWQGNLDGGARYFRQMLDLFHGNYNAAEAAYNAGPFNAGVKRYAATGDPSGLPDETQNYVQSINALTSSARRMNGSAKSDGSAQGSSWNDFSRRMTIDLRVHNDGHPQGARVSVKGARMAGGGPAPKISTAMPTETM from the coding sequence ATGGCTGGCGGATTTACCATCACCATCTCCGCTGTCGACAAGGCCAGCGCGAGGATGAACGACATCACCAAGCGCATCAACGCCATGAACGCCCCCGTCAGGAAATTCCGGGGGGCGTTTGGCCGTTTCATGGATGCCACTGGCGTGCGCCGCGTGGCCGGTGCCTTCCGCGACTGGTCGCGTGCCGGCCTGCAGGTGGCAGGCTCCCTGCTCAAGATCGTCGAGCCTATGGGCATCCTCACGGGGGCTGCCTCCCTAGCCGGGCTGTACAAGCTCACCACGGCCTGGGCGCAGTTCGGCACAAGGCTGGGCTTCGACGCCCAGCGCATCGGCATCATGCCCCAGAAATTGCAGGCCCTCCAGGGCGCTGCCGAGGAAGCCGGGGCATCCGCAGGCTCCATGACTACGGGCCTGCGCTCACTGCACGACAACATGGTCGACGCCATCGGCGGCCGTAATAACGAAGCCCTGCTGTATTTCCGGCAGCTGCGGATCAATATCGGCAGCATGCGTGGCGGTGTGCGCAGCGTCACGGATGTGCTGCCCGAACTGGCGGACAAGATCGCCCGCATCCGCGAACCGACATTGCAGGCCCGTGTTGCCACCCAGCTGCTCGGCGCAGCGGGCGAAGAACTGCTCCCCTATCTCCGTCGCGGCTCCAAAGGCATGCAGCAGCTGGAGGCGGATTCCCGCTACCTGGGCGTAACCAACCAGAAAGGCGTGCAGGCCGCCTATGATCTGCAGCTGGCCCAGACGCGCCTAGGCATGGCGACCCGTGGCCTTGCCTATTCCATTGCCGAACAGGCAGGCCCCGGTCTCAAGTCGCTGCTCGACTGGTTCACCAACCTTATCGCCAAGAACCGCGAGGCAATAGCAGCCCGCATCGGGCAGGCCGTGCAGACCTTCGCCAAATGGCTCATGTCCATAAACTGGCAACAGGTCGGCGACGAAATCGGCCAGATTGCCGATGATGCCCAGGATGTTGCCAAAAGCCTCGGCGGCTGGAAGGAAACCGCCAAGGATGTCGGCAAGGTCATTATGGCGTTGCTGATCACAAGGGTCATGTTTGGTCTGGGCATGATGATGGCCCGCATCGTGCAGGTGACCGCAGCGATCAAGGCCATGCGTGCTGCCAGTAGCGCGGCAGATCTGGCAGATGCCGCAGGCGCTGCCGCATCTGGTGGCGGAAGTGCTGCTGCTGCAGCAGCGGCAGGCGGCACCGGCATCCTGTCGCGCCTCGGCCGCTATGGCCGCACCGGACTGCGCTGGGGTGGCCGCGCCCTGGGCGGCGTGGCCATGGCAGGGCTGGCCTATGATATATGGAACAACGTTTTTACCGGCGGCGATCATCTGGCCAGTAACGATACGACCATTCATGGCAGCACGCTGAATAAGGACATTGCGGCTCAGGCACGTCTGGCCGCTGCAAAATATGGCCTCGATCCTGACCGCTTTACCAGCCTGCTCCAGACAGAGGGAGGTGGCTACGACCGCGTATCGCCCGCTGGCGCATTCGGGCCTGCCCAGCTCATGCCGAAAACGGCTGCCGGCCTGGGACTGCCTGACGATATCCACGCGCCTGGTTACAGCTGGCAGGGCAATCTGGACGGGGGCGCACGCTATTTCAGGCAGATGCTTGACCTTTTCCACGGCAACTACAATGCCGCTGAAGCGGCCTATAATGCTGGCCCCTTCAATGCGGGCGTGAAGCGATACGCCGCCACGGGCGACCCGTCAGGCCTGCCGGATGAAACGCAGAATTACGTCCAGTCCATCAACGCCCTGACCAGTTCCGCCAGGCGCATGAATGGCAGCGCCAAAAGCGATGGGAGTGCACAGGGCAGTAGCTGGAACGACTTCTCCCGCCGCATGACCATTGACCTGCGCGTGCATAACGATGGCCATCCCCAGGGCGCACGCGTCAGCGTCAAAGGCGCACGCATGGCCGGCGGCGGCCCAGCGCCCAAAATATCCACAGCAATGCCAACCGAGACAATGTAA
- a CDS encoding structural protein, protein MTPRGIRNNNPGNLNFAHQPGAHLETGVSEPRFAAFPTMADGIQALRAQLLRYGQRGLTTVASIISVYAPSTENETTAYITTLCRHMGVQADTVLDLNDPATMAALIGGITTIENGPGHLTTAQIDQALGITPAVSNGALS, encoded by the coding sequence ATGACCCCGCGCGGCATCCGCAACAACAACCCCGGCAACCTGAACTTTGCCCACCAGCCCGGCGCGCACCTTGAAACCGGCGTGTCCGAGCCACGATTTGCGGCCTTCCCGACCATGGCGGACGGCATACAGGCGCTCCGGGCGCAGCTTCTGCGCTACGGGCAGCGCGGCCTGACCACGGTGGCCAGCATCATCTCGGTCTATGCGCCCTCCACCGAAAACGAGACCACCGCCTACATCACCACGCTGTGCCGCCACATGGGCGTGCAGGCCGATACCGTGCTGGACCTGAACGACCCGGCCACGATGGCGGCCCTGATCGGCGGCATCACGACCATCGAGAACGGCCCCGGCCATCTCACGACCGCGCAGATTGACCAGGCGCTCGGCATTACGCCAGCGGTCAGCAACGGGGCATTATCGTGA
- a CDS encoding phage baseplate assembly protein — MNLINALAGGDLPDINTEVSLTIGNQKWQGWQEIRITRGAERCPSDFDIGLTEKYLDTSKIDIRPGDACKLSIGDVKVIDGYVDVYEISVGQDHQVRIVGRSRCSDLVDTHAVVPGGQLGNCDLVQLARQLCAPYGIDVVTKNITLPSTAGDRIIQFFNVNLGETPYQLIEECARYMAVMVYDDADGNLVLSSVGTDQHASGFAEGVNVMEAGVSFRMDERFSTYLPVLFSVQNFNDFDNPNAGNEFTPVLDPGVPRYRPFFVISEQSYNGQFLAELRAKWELQRRRGRSQSVRLSCDSWHDKNGKLWTPNTLAPVHLPSLKLPGKTWLITDVTFSKSAETGTTAELNLMPPEGMSVEPAVQTPFDWQVDQALQEAGGEQA, encoded by the coding sequence ATGAACCTCATCAACGCCCTGGCAGGCGGCGACCTGCCCGACATCAACACCGAAGTCAGCCTCACCATCGGCAACCAGAAATGGCAGGGCTGGCAGGAAATCCGCATCACCCGAGGGGCCGAGCGCTGCCCGTCAGATTTCGATATCGGCCTGACCGAGAAATACCTCGACACCAGCAAGATCGACATCCGCCCCGGCGATGCCTGCAAGCTCTCCATCGGCGACGTGAAGGTGATCGATGGCTATGTCGACGTGTATGAAATCAGCGTTGGCCAGGACCATCAGGTCCGCATTGTCGGGCGCTCGCGCTGTTCCGACCTGGTCGATACCCACGCCGTTGTTCCAGGTGGCCAGCTGGGCAACTGTGATCTGGTGCAGCTGGCCAGGCAGCTCTGTGCGCCCTACGGGATCGATGTGGTGACAAAAAACATCACGCTCCCGTCTACAGCCGGTGACCGCATCATCCAGTTCTTTAACGTAAATCTCGGCGAGACCCCCTATCAGCTGATCGAGGAATGTGCCCGCTATATGGCGGTCATGGTCTATGATGATGCCGACGGCAATCTCGTCCTGTCCTCTGTCGGCACAGACCAGCATGCCAGCGGCTTTGCCGAGGGTGTGAATGTGATGGAAGCCGGCGTCTCCTTCCGCATGGATGAACGCTTCAGTACCTATCTGCCCGTGCTGTTCAGCGTGCAGAACTTCAACGATTTCGATAACCCTAATGCAGGGAACGAGTTCACCCCGGTGCTCGACCCTGGCGTGCCCCGCTATCGGCCTTTCTTTGTCATCAGTGAGCAGAGCTATAATGGCCAGTTCCTCGCCGAGCTACGGGCGAAATGGGAACTCCAGCGCCGGCGGGGCCGCTCGCAGTCCGTGCGGCTTTCCTGTGATTCATGGCATGACAAGAACGGTAAGCTCTGGACACCGAATACCCTCGCCCCCGTGCATCTGCCCAGCCTCAAGCTGCCCGGCAAGACATGGCTGATCACGGATGTCACCTTCTCCAAGAGTGCCGAGACAGGCACCACGGCCGAATTGAACCTGATGCCACCAGAGGGCATGTCGGTCGAGCCTGCTGTCCAGACCCCGTTTGACTGGCAGGTTGATCAGGCCCTGCAGGAAGCCGGCGGGGAACAGGCCTGA